The following is a genomic window from Neodiprion lecontei isolate iyNeoLeco1 chromosome 4, iyNeoLeco1.1, whole genome shotgun sequence.
GAGTAATCGTCTGTGCTCGCATACATAACATAATATGCATCATGCAGCACCGTGGCTGGATTTTCACGCACGGCAAAATTCTGACGCAATttcggataaaaaataagcttCAGGCGACTGTTGAAAACCactcgttgaaaaaatatgtatatggttTAATGGGTTTGGTGAGTAAAAAgggtttgattttttcaatatcaaaatCCATTTTAAGGTAGATACAAATTTTGTCGCTGTTTGTgctaatttttcttccaacaaGTTTCATACAAGTCGGTACGACGTTGGCCAAAAATTGGAATCTGGGCTCTGACCTCATCAACGACTGTCAtatctaaaaaattgaatcatgATTATTAAGAATCTCATGGAAATGATGGCCTTttcaaatgataaaaaaaaaaaaacgattattGTAGAAATCCCGCTGCACTGTCGGAAAATTTAAACTGATCTCATCTTGTATTATTCTGACTATCTTGCTCTGTTGGCAGAAGAAAAGTGAAGTCGAGTTATGAATTGAAAGGCGGTCGAATGAAATGACCGGATTCATAGAATTAGACGAAATGCGTTCGTTACCAATATCAGCGACAATCATATCTTCCGCGAACTCCAACTCCTTAAGCACTTTTCCCCAGGGATCCGTTAGCTGCGTGTGGCCATAAGCTACGTAACCAGAACCGTCTACTTTGGCCGGAGATACGCCGGCAACATAAAGCTGGGCGTCATTGGCACGAGCGCGTTGCAGAAGAGACCAATGCAAAGGTCCGGTAGTCATGTTAAAAGCACCAGGATAAAACATCAATTGGCACCCTGACAAAGGATGAACAGCAGAGTAACTACGGGAAGGCGGGTACGCGGTAAGATGCTTGGATTGATTGCGGATTACCTAAGTTACGGTACAGACGAGCCAACTCTTCAAACCGAATGTCGTAGCAGATTCCTAAACCAATCTTCCAGTTCTTGATGTGAAACGTAAGAAGTTCATTGCCAGCGGTGAGGATGTCACTTTCTTTGAATGTCATTTTTCCTTTTACATCAATGTCGAACAAGTGCACCTGTACAAAGTTATTAGTTGAAAATCAGGTCTTATCAACATTTGGGTTCAAAGTTGAATTTCCGCAGCCTGCGGGGCCTGCGTAAGGCGCCCCATTTCCGAACAGTGCGGTAAAACGACGTCGGCGCATGCGCACAATTAAAATGCGGTATTTTCCACATTACGGCATTCTTTGATTAATGGGCTATTTCGATTAACTCAATTTTACGCACTGTATTATTGATCGTAAGTTACTTCAATTTATCTAACTGCCAGTGGCATCGTCAATGCTTCCCAAATCGAACTATCTGCGCGGATATTCCAAAAAGTAAAGTACGTGTGTGACACGTCCAATGAGTCATTCCACGTCAAACcatagatttttaaattttatttttctcgcaaCGAAACATCTTTTCTCACtggtataaatattgaaatggaTTTTTCACCACGATCTGCACGAccaaaaattctggaaaaaaacACTAGCGTATTCTTCGTTCAATGTCCAATAAAATCCGAAATTTTTATGATCTAGAAACAATGTATTATAggtgaaaaagaatgaaaaacattttccgCAGTGTTTGAAAACGTTACGCACGCTCCACAGACTTCGAAAACCGGAATTTCCATGTAGTTGTTGTAAAATATCCGATTTCGACAATGATTAGCAAGTGCGTTTATATTTGGTGTTCTTTGCCAAGTGGATGAAACTCTGACCATCGCTATCTCAGATGTGATTGATAGGGGTGTGCGGGTACCCGAAATTTCGGGTACTTTAACTCGGGTTCGGGTCGGGTTTGCATTGGGTCGGGTTTCTTGGCAAGCCCGAAATCTTCGGGTAGtccgaaattttcgaaaatctctGTTCGCTTTAGAAATCCCGGTATTTTTGTAGAAGCGAAAACAGCCacgagcaaaattttcgaaaacttcGCAATTTTCGGCAAACCCAACATTTTTCAGGAATTCGGGAATTTTAGTAATACGAGTTTTTCGGGTAATCcgaaaaaattggcaaaaatacCTTTCTATATTTTCCGATGAATTTTCCTTCGGAATCCCAGACCGTGCAAgtgttgaaaaacttttccccaTCTCTTTCCGGAATCGAACCACCGATTAcataaattccattttttttagcTGCAGCTGATAGCGCAAGACTTGTTTCACCCGCGGGAACATTTTCAGCGTAATTTGGAAAATGTGctattttgtgaaataaaataatgtcaTTGAATTTGTCTCTGCAAGACGGTAACCGGGTCTGTCGGTCGTGAGATTAATTGACCCGCTAAGAATATGTATAGGCATAATGttgataaatttcataaaagtttttgtctttttcatACAGTCCTGTAAAAAGAATAtggtaagaatgtctgtaataAGTTAGGCAAAATTATTAATTGCTTTCCGTACTTATGTACGATCGTTACTATCGGGTAGTCTTATCGTTATTTTGTCACAGACTTGTCATCAAAAAAGGCATTAATTAGAAGGAGTTGTGAAAGATATAGACGGAAAAGATCTCGAAATAAGAAGCTATTATGAAGATAATTGAAGTTGTATTAAAATAGTAGAAAGCGAAAAACGAACTGGAAGCACTCAACATATGGTATATTAACAAGCATGTACACAAAAAATTGTGGCATCATGTATAAGGAATCTAATcagagaaattaaaataaatgcaATATCTAAACCATTAAAGACAGTAATTAAACC
Proteins encoded in this region:
- the LOC107221657 gene encoding omega-amidase NIT2 isoform X2, producing MAMALSNIARQSSKAMASLRLALVQLAVTDDKATNISRAISFVERAKQQGADVVALPECFNSPYGTAHFPNYAENVPAGETSLALSAAAKKNGIYVIGGSIPERDGEKFFNTCTVWDSEGKFIGKYRKVHLFDIDVKGKMTFKESDILTAGNELLTFHIKNWKIGLGICYDIRFEELARLYRNLGCQLMFYPGAFNMTTGPLHWSLLQRARANDAQLYVAGVSPAKVDGSGYVAYGHTQLTDPWGKVLKELEFAEDMIVADIDMTVVDEVRAQIPIFGQRRTDLYETCWKKN
- the LOC107221657 gene encoding omega-amidase NIT2 isoform X1, producing the protein MAMALSNIARQSSKAMASTYDDFCQFHGNNFVLLAIDNVNISNTYLIKGLRLALVQLAVTDDKATNISRAISFVERAKQQGADVVALPECFNSPYGTAHFPNYAENVPAGETSLALSAAAKKNGIYVIGGSIPERDGEKFFNTCTVWDSEGKFIGKYRKVHLFDIDVKGKMTFKESDILTAGNELLTFHIKNWKIGLGICYDIRFEELARLYRNLGCQLMFYPGAFNMTTGPLHWSLLQRARANDAQLYVAGVSPAKVDGSGYVAYGHTQLTDPWGKVLKELEFAEDMIVADIDMTVVDEVRAQIPIFGQRRTDLYETCWKKN